The following coding sequences are from one Halorubrum sp. BOL3-1 window:
- a CDS encoding DUF2209 family protein, whose product MVAAAVHARIDSARIRSVEGMGFAAAREGPTLEATVALTAEAVGDLPEPPDGPIVAEGGEFYEEPAERVGLGFQPDFKYVESIGERETVQAAHHAAYAARDLLR is encoded by the coding sequence ATGGTCGCGGCCGCGGTCCACGCGCGGATCGACTCCGCGCGGATCCGGTCGGTCGAGGGGATGGGGTTCGCCGCCGCGCGCGAGGGACCGACGCTGGAGGCGACGGTGGCGCTCACCGCCGAGGCGGTGGGTGATCTCCCCGAACCGCCCGACGGGCCGATCGTCGCGGAGGGCGGCGAGTTCTACGAGGAGCCGGCCGAGCGGGTGGGACTCGGCTTCCAGCCCGATTTTAAATACGTCGAGAGCATAGGCGAACGCGAGACAGTGCAGGCAGCACACCACGCCGCGTACGCCGCCCGGGACCTCCTCCGATGA
- a CDS encoding nitroreductase family protein, which translates to MDFENVVDARRSVHEYSDEPIDQSTLREVFETATLSPSGYNLQPWEFLALREEETKTALMEAANGQEHVLEADTAVVVLGNTDPMAHAEPVFDDWLAKGYIPNEEVRSALLGNVEAMADVPEAERRVWTTRSTALAAMTLMYAARDHGVASCPMEGFDADAIVDAFDVPEGYEPVMIVTLGYPADGAADVENERKGRRPVDEVVHYESFDPSEDTRLETPDFGE; encoded by the coding sequence GTGGACTTCGAAAACGTAGTCGACGCGAGGCGGTCCGTTCACGAGTACAGCGACGAGCCGATCGATCAGTCGACTCTGCGAGAGGTCTTCGAGACGGCGACGCTCTCGCCGTCCGGCTACAACCTCCAGCCGTGGGAGTTCCTCGCGCTCCGCGAGGAGGAGACGAAGACGGCCCTGATGGAGGCGGCGAACGGGCAGGAACACGTCCTCGAAGCCGACACGGCGGTCGTGGTCCTCGGGAACACCGACCCGATGGCCCACGCGGAGCCCGTCTTCGACGACTGGCTCGCGAAGGGCTACATCCCGAACGAGGAGGTCCGGTCCGCGCTGCTCGGCAACGTCGAGGCCATGGCCGACGTTCCGGAGGCGGAGCGGCGGGTCTGGACCACCCGATCGACCGCCCTCGCGGCGATGACGCTCATGTACGCGGCGCGGGACCACGGCGTCGCCAGCTGCCCGATGGAGGGGTTCGACGCCGACGCGATCGTCGACGCGTTCGACGTTCCCGAGGGCTACGAGCCGGTGATGATCGTGACGCTCGGGTATCCCGCCGACGGCGCGGCGGACGTCGAGAACGAGCGCAAGGGCCGGCGTCCGGTCGACGAAGTCGTCCATTACGAGTCGTTCGACCCGAGCGAGGACACGAGACTCGAGACTCCCGACTTCGGAGAGTGA
- a CDS encoding carboxypeptidase M32, whose protein sequence is MATEATADDTDDASDAPDAYDALLDRVQQWNAVGSASGVLGWDQQVMMPEGGTPARSKQLSALSSVHHDMVTDDETGELLDELDDADLSEERAAVVREVRREYERADAVPVELVEEISETGSEALQAWEEAKAADDFDQFAPYLEKHVELKREYAEHIDPDRDPYEVLFEEFEPCLSMERAESILTELREALVPMIEDIRESDVELAVDTFEGTFPEETQEELSREILEHVGYDFDRGRLDVSSHPFTAGNQFDCRVTTRFDETDPLGAVGSTIHEFGHAQYNLGLPQDHFGTPLGESRDLSVHESQSRLWENHVGRSQAFWEEFLPVFQDHFPQTEEATVRDAYEAFNQVYEDNFIRVEADELTYHLHIVIRFEIERDLIRGDLGVEDVPEVWNDKYEEYLGIRPDTDSEGCLQDIHWSHGNFGYFPTYSLGSVMAAQLFDAADSEIGDLDSKVADGDFDDLREWLGENVHRHGSRYETNELVKRATGEDFSADAFLDYVDEKYGELYEL, encoded by the coding sequence ATGGCAACGGAAGCCACGGCAGACGATACGGACGACGCGTCTGACGCACCGGACGCCTACGACGCCCTCCTCGACCGCGTCCAGCAGTGGAACGCGGTCGGCAGCGCGTCCGGGGTGCTCGGCTGGGACCAGCAGGTGATGATGCCCGAGGGCGGCACGCCCGCCCGGTCGAAGCAGCTCTCGGCGCTGTCCTCCGTCCACCACGACATGGTCACCGACGACGAGACGGGCGAGCTGCTCGACGAGCTCGACGACGCCGACCTCAGTGAGGAGCGGGCCGCGGTCGTCCGCGAGGTCCGCCGCGAGTACGAGCGCGCCGACGCCGTCCCGGTCGAACTCGTCGAGGAAATCTCCGAGACCGGCTCCGAGGCGCTCCAGGCGTGGGAGGAGGCGAAAGCCGCGGACGACTTTGACCAGTTCGCCCCGTACCTGGAGAAGCACGTCGAGCTGAAACGCGAGTACGCCGAGCACATCGACCCCGACCGGGACCCCTACGAGGTCCTCTTCGAGGAGTTCGAGCCGTGCCTGTCGATGGAGCGCGCCGAGTCGATTCTGACCGAGCTCCGCGAGGCGCTCGTCCCCATGATCGAGGACATCCGCGAGTCCGACGTCGAACTCGCGGTCGACACTTTTGAGGGGACGTTCCCCGAGGAGACGCAGGAGGAACTCTCCCGTGAGATCCTCGAACACGTCGGCTACGACTTCGACCGCGGGCGTCTCGACGTCTCCTCGCACCCGTTCACCGCCGGCAACCAGTTCGACTGCCGCGTCACCACCCGGTTCGACGAGACCGATCCGCTCGGAGCCGTCGGCTCGACGATCCACGAGTTCGGCCACGCGCAGTACAACCTCGGGCTCCCGCAGGACCACTTCGGCACGCCGCTCGGCGAGTCGCGGGACCTCTCGGTCCACGAGTCGCAGTCGCGCCTCTGGGAGAACCACGTCGGGCGCAGCCAGGCGTTCTGGGAGGAGTTCCTCCCCGTCTTCCAAGACCACTTCCCGCAGACGGAGGAGGCGACGGTTCGGGACGCCTACGAGGCGTTCAACCAGGTGTACGAGGACAACTTCATTCGCGTCGAGGCCGACGAACTCACCTATCACCTCCACATCGTCATCCGGTTCGAGATCGAGCGCGACCTGATCCGCGGCGACCTCGGCGTCGAGGACGTGCCCGAAGTGTGGAACGACAAGTACGAGGAGTACCTCGGAATTCGGCCCGACACCGACAGCGAGGGCTGTCTCCAGGACATCCACTGGAGCCACGGCAACTTCGGCTACTTCCCCACCTACTCGCTCGGCTCCGTGATGGCCGCCCAGCTGTTCGACGCCGCCGACAGCGAGATCGGCGACCTCGATTCGAAGGTCGCTGACGGCGACTTCGACGACCTCCGCGAGTGGCTCGGAGAGAACGTCCATCGGCACGGCTCCCGCTACGAGACGAACGAGCTGGTCAAGCGCGCGACCGGCGAGGACTTCTCGGCCGACGCCTTCCTCGACTACGTCGACGAGAAGTACGGCGAGCTGTACGAGTTATAA
- the hflX gene encoding GTPase HflX — translation MSGDAGRADAEPSAEGHRAVVAKRVDAGEADLTEIGQLAAAAGYDVVGELTQTRTEDAAFMFGEGKVAELRDLVRRTDANAVIVDNDVGPYQTFNVGGKLPEDVEVIDRFALILEIFGQRANTRKAQIQVELAELRYELPRAEAKASLAKRDERPGFMGLGEYDESVERDIKRQISEIRDELESIAEKEEARREQRRDSGFDLVALAGYTNAGKSTLMRRLADELEVDENAERHRDLDTTAESQDMLFTTLGTTTRRAEMDKRDVLLTDTVGFISDLPHWLVESFESTLDSVYRADLVLLVVDASESVEAMREKLVTSHDTLYERNEAPVVTVFNKIDRLEPGELADRRAALSGVAPDPIAVSAKTGVGVAELRDRVEGELPDWERERLVLPVSDDAMSLVSWVHDHGHVAEEAYAGDQVTVDFEAKPSIVSRARAKAADVSSRVLGGSRESAEST, via the coding sequence ATGAGCGGGGACGCCGGGAGGGCGGACGCCGAGCCGAGCGCCGAGGGACACCGAGCAGTCGTCGCCAAGCGCGTCGACGCCGGGGAGGCCGACCTGACCGAGATCGGTCAGCTCGCGGCCGCCGCGGGCTACGACGTGGTCGGTGAACTCACCCAGACCCGCACGGAGGACGCCGCGTTCATGTTCGGTGAGGGAAAGGTCGCGGAGCTGCGCGACCTCGTCCGCCGCACCGACGCGAACGCCGTCATCGTCGACAACGACGTGGGACCGTACCAGACGTTCAACGTCGGGGGAAAACTCCCCGAGGACGTCGAGGTCATCGACCGGTTCGCGCTCATCTTAGAGATCTTCGGCCAGCGCGCCAACACGCGGAAGGCGCAGATCCAGGTCGAGCTGGCGGAGCTGCGGTACGAGCTACCCCGCGCCGAGGCGAAGGCGAGCCTGGCGAAACGCGACGAGCGGCCGGGGTTCATGGGACTCGGTGAGTACGACGAGAGCGTCGAGCGCGACATCAAACGCCAGATATCGGAGATCCGCGACGAGCTGGAGTCGATCGCGGAAAAGGAGGAGGCGCGCCGCGAGCAGCGCCGCGACTCCGGGTTCGACCTGGTCGCGCTCGCGGGCTACACCAACGCCGGGAAGTCGACGCTGATGCGCCGGCTCGCGGACGAGCTGGAAGTCGACGAGAACGCCGAGCGGCACCGCGACCTCGACACCACCGCCGAGTCGCAGGACATGCTGTTCACGACGCTCGGCACCACCACCCGGCGGGCCGAGATGGACAAGCGCGACGTCCTCCTGACCGACACCGTCGGGTTCATCTCGGACCTCCCCCACTGGCTCGTGGAGTCGTTCGAGTCGACGCTCGACTCCGTCTACCGCGCCGACCTCGTGCTGCTCGTCGTCGACGCCAGCGAGTCCGTCGAGGCGATGCGCGAGAAGCTCGTCACGAGCCACGACACCCTCTACGAGCGCAACGAGGCGCCCGTCGTCACCGTCTTCAACAAGATCGACCGGCTGGAGCCGGGAGAGCTGGCAGACAGGCGCGCAGCGCTCTCGGGCGTGGCACCCGATCCGATCGCAGTCTCCGCGAAGACGGGCGTGGGCGTGGCCGAACTCCGCGACCGCGTGGAGGGCGAACTCCCCGACTGGGAGCGCGAGCGGCTCGTCTTGCCCGTCTCGGACGACGCGATGAGCCTCGTCTCGTGGGTCCACGACCACGGGCACGTCGCCGAGGAGGCGTACGCGGGCGACCAGGTGACCGTCGACTTCGAGGCGAAGCCGTCGATCGTCTCTCGCGCCCGCGCGAAGGCGGCCGACGTCTCGTCGCGGGTGCTCGGCGGGTCGAGGGAGTCGGCGGAGTCGACGTAG
- a CDS encoding low specificity L-threonine aldolase, with protein MPEADGLNVDLRSDTVTTPSDEMREAAATAEVGDDVYRDDPAVNELERCAAEAVGTEAALYVPSGTMANQIAVHVHTEPGQELLLERESHIYRWELAGAAKLSGVQTRTIDAGERCVPTPEAVREGLVDEDLHRPGTGLLAVENTHNYRGGIAVPVERIAAAAETAREADVSVHLDGARVFNAAVALGVDASEVVAPVDSVTFCLSKGLGAPVGSILAGDDDFVEDARRVRKLFGGGMRQAGMIAAPGLRALENVDRLADDHANAERLAAGLDALDGVDAPAPDTNIVVAHTEAAGVEAADLVTACKAAGVGCVEFDDYVTRFTTHLDVDVDDVDAAVDRIADVVGGLRA; from the coding sequence ATGCCCGAAGCCGACGGACTCAACGTTGACCTGCGGTCCGACACCGTCACGACCCCCTCGGACGAGATGCGGGAGGCGGCCGCGACCGCCGAGGTCGGTGACGACGTGTACCGCGACGACCCGGCCGTGAACGAACTGGAGCGGTGCGCCGCCGAGGCGGTCGGCACCGAGGCCGCGCTGTACGTTCCCTCGGGGACGATGGCGAACCAGATCGCGGTCCACGTCCACACGGAGCCGGGGCAGGAACTCCTCCTGGAGCGCGAGTCGCACATCTACCGCTGGGAACTGGCGGGCGCGGCGAAGCTCTCCGGCGTCCAGACCCGGACGATAGACGCCGGCGAACGCTGCGTCCCGACCCCCGAGGCGGTCCGGGAAGGGCTCGTCGACGAGGACCTCCACCGCCCCGGAACCGGTCTCCTCGCCGTGGAGAACACCCACAACTACCGCGGCGGGATCGCGGTCCCGGTGGAACGTATCGCGGCCGCGGCCGAGACCGCGCGCGAAGCCGACGTGTCGGTCCACCTCGACGGCGCGCGCGTGTTCAACGCCGCGGTCGCGCTCGGCGTCGACGCGAGCGAGGTCGTCGCCCCCGTCGACAGCGTCACATTCTGTCTCTCGAAGGGACTCGGCGCGCCAGTCGGCTCGATCCTCGCCGGCGACGATGACTTCGTCGAGGACGCGCGCCGCGTCCGCAAGCTGTTCGGCGGCGGGATGCGGCAGGCCGGGATGATCGCCGCGCCCGGGCTGAGGGCGCTGGAGAACGTCGACCGCCTCGCCGACGACCACGCCAACGCGGAGCGGCTCGCGGCCGGACTCGACGCGCTCGACGGCGTCGACGCGCCCGCGCCCGACACCAACATCGTCGTGGCGCACACCGAAGCGGCCGGCGTCGAGGCCGCCGACCTCGTGACCGCCTGTAAGGCGGCCGGCGTCGGCTGCGTCGAGTTTGACGACTACGTGACGCGGTTCACGACGCACCTCGACGTCGACGTAGACGACGTCGACGCCGCGGTCGACCGGATCGCCGACGTCGTGGGAGGCCTGCGAGCCTGA
- the acs gene encoding acetate--CoA ligase, translating into MDDFGGDGRLVDSDEDVVPPPADFRERAVASDPAAYERFEREWPDAWREAADLLEWETPYETVLDGSEPPFYEWFPDGRLNAAANCVDRHLDDRRNQLAIRWFGKRGERRSYTYLDLHREVNAVAAGLRDLGVEEDDVVTLYLPMIPELPIAMLACARIGAPHNVVFAGLSAEALATRIDAADSEYLITCDGYYRREDAFNQKSKADNARIRTDQELSAAVVVDRLGDELSVSLGDDERGYEALVEAHDGETVEPVARAATDLLFVMYTSGTTGQPKGVEHATGGYLAHVAWTTRNVLDVRPEDTYWCAADIGWITGHSYGVYGPLAAGTTTVLYEGSPDYPDRDRVWDLIERNAVSVFYTSPTAIRSFMKWGAEYPDSHDLSSIRLLGTVGESITPKAWRWYREHVGGGEAPVVDTWWQTETGAIALATLPGFTPMKPGKVGPPLPGIDARVVDEDGDPVAPGESGYLTLGSPWPGMLRGLREGDERYLREYWLEGEDGWRYRTGDGAAVDEDGYVTILGRVDDVINVRAQRFNTGELEAAIVDAEGVTEAAVVGDDDGRIVAYVTTKGGVEPGETLRDSIADRLASAVGDVARPDRIVFTPELPKTRSGKIMRRLLEDIARGEEFGDVSALRNPEVVGEIESTIRDRSN; encoded by the coding sequence ATGGACGATTTCGGGGGCGACGGTCGGCTCGTCGACAGCGACGAGGACGTCGTCCCGCCGCCGGCCGACTTCCGGGAGCGAGCCGTCGCGAGCGACCCCGCGGCGTACGAGCGGTTCGAACGGGAGTGGCCGGACGCGTGGCGCGAGGCGGCCGACCTGTTGGAGTGGGAGACGCCGTACGAGACCGTCCTCGACGGCTCCGAGCCGCCCTTCTACGAGTGGTTCCCGGACGGTCGGCTCAACGCCGCGGCGAACTGCGTCGACCGCCACCTCGACGACCGCCGGAACCAGCTCGCGATCCGGTGGTTCGGCAAGCGCGGCGAGCGCCGGTCGTACACCTACCTAGACCTCCACCGCGAGGTGAACGCGGTCGCGGCCGGACTCCGCGACCTCGGCGTCGAGGAGGACGACGTCGTCACGCTCTACCTGCCGATGATCCCGGAGCTGCCGATCGCGATGCTGGCCTGCGCCCGCATCGGCGCGCCGCACAACGTCGTGTTCGCGGGGCTGTCCGCGGAGGCGCTCGCGACGCGGATCGACGCCGCCGACTCCGAGTACCTGATCACCTGCGACGGCTACTACCGCCGAGAGGACGCGTTCAACCAGAAGTCGAAGGCGGACAACGCTCGGATCCGCACCGATCAGGAGCTGTCGGCCGCGGTCGTCGTCGACCGCCTCGGGGACGAGCTCTCCGTCTCGCTCGGCGACGACGAGCGGGGGTACGAAGCGCTCGTTGAGGCGCACGACGGCGAGACGGTCGAGCCGGTCGCCCGCGCCGCGACTGACCTCCTCTTCGTGATGTACACGTCGGGGACGACCGGGCAGCCGAAGGGGGTCGAACACGCGACGGGCGGCTACCTCGCGCACGTCGCGTGGACGACGCGGAACGTCTTGGACGTGCGGCCCGAGGACACCTACTGGTGTGCCGCCGACATCGGCTGGATCACCGGTCACTCCTACGGTGTGTACGGCCCGCTCGCGGCGGGGACGACGACGGTGCTGTACGAGGGGTCGCCCGACTACCCCGACCGCGACCGCGTCTGGGACCTGATCGAGCGCAACGCGGTGAGCGTCTTCTACACCTCGCCGACCGCGATCCGGTCGTTCATGAAGTGGGGCGCGGAGTACCCCGACTCGCACGACCTCTCGTCGATCCGGCTGCTCGGCACGGTCGGTGAGTCGATCACGCCGAAGGCGTGGCGCTGGTACCGCGAACACGTCGGCGGCGGCGAGGCGCCCGTCGTGGACACGTGGTGGCAGACCGAGACCGGTGCCATCGCGCTCGCCACGCTGCCTGGCTTCACGCCGATGAAACCGGGGAAGGTCGGACCGCCCCTGCCGGGGATCGACGCCCGCGTCGTCGACGAGGACGGCGACCCGGTCGCCCCCGGCGAGTCCGGCTATCTGACCCTCGGGTCGCCGTGGCCCGGCATGCTGCGCGGACTCCGCGAAGGCGACGAGCGCTACCTGCGGGAGTACTGGCTGGAGGGAGAGGACGGCTGGCGCTACCGCACCGGCGACGGCGCGGCCGTCGACGAGGACGGCTACGTCACGATCCTCGGACGCGTCGACGACGTGATCAACGTCCGCGCCCAGCGGTTCAATACCGGGGAGTTAGAGGCGGCAATCGTCGACGCCGAAGGCGTGACCGAGGCCGCGGTCGTCGGGGACGACGACGGTCGGATCGTCGCGTACGTGACGACCAAAGGCGGCGTCGAACCGGGCGAGACCCTCCGCGACTCTATCGCGGACCGGCTGGCGAGCGCGGTCGGTGACGTGGCCCGCCCGGACCGGATCGTGTTCACTCCCGAACTCCCGAAGACGCGCTCCGGGAAGATCATGCGACGGCTGTTGGAGGACATCGCTCGCGGCGAGGAGTTCGGTGACGTGAGTGCCCTCCGCAACCCGGAAGTCGTGGGGGAGATCGAGTCGACCATCCGGGACAGAAGTAACTGA
- a CDS encoding electron transfer flavoprotein subunit alpha/FixB family protein, which produces MVLALVEHEGGAVADTSLETATLAREIAAQEDESLEAIGFGTVSGETADRLGEYGVDTVHGVAHEGLTDYAPVAWAKSVRELVDAREPSAVVAPGTDRGNETIAHLAAIADLPLAANVVDVDAGDSYEVTRHRWGGSLREYAEIDADPNLLAIAPHEVAAAPAAEVGAATLESHAPDLDESDRLVRVERREEADTEGVALDQARVVVGGGRGVGSAEGFDKLEELADLLDGAVGSSRAAVNEGWRPHDDQIGQTGTKIAPELYVATGISGAVQHWVGCKSSENVLAINTDPEAAIIGKADYAVIADLHDVVPEINRTIREKHR; this is translated from the coding sequence ATGGTGCTCGCGCTCGTCGAACACGAGGGCGGAGCGGTCGCCGACACGTCGCTGGAGACGGCCACGCTCGCCCGCGAGATCGCCGCCCAGGAGGACGAATCGCTGGAGGCGATCGGTTTCGGAACCGTTTCGGGCGAGACCGCCGACAGACTCGGCGAGTACGGCGTCGACACCGTCCACGGCGTGGCCCACGAGGGGCTGACCGACTACGCGCCGGTCGCGTGGGCAAAAAGCGTCCGGGAGTTAGTCGACGCGCGGGAGCCGAGCGCAGTCGTCGCGCCGGGGACCGATCGCGGCAACGAGACGATCGCACACCTAGCGGCGATCGCCGACCTCCCGCTTGCGGCGAACGTCGTCGATGTCGACGCGGGAGACAGCTACGAGGTCACGAGACACCGGTGGGGTGGTAGTCTCCGCGAGTACGCGGAGATCGACGCCGACCCGAACCTCCTCGCGATCGCTCCTCACGAGGTGGCTGCGGCCCCCGCGGCCGAGGTCGGCGCGGCGACGCTCGAATCGCACGCTCCGGACCTCGACGAATCGGATCGCCTCGTCCGTGTCGAACGCCGAGAGGAGGCAGACACGGAGGGCGTAGCACTCGATCAGGCCCGCGTCGTCGTCGGTGGCGGTCGCGGCGTCGGCAGCGCGGAGGGCTTCGACAAGCTCGAGGAGCTCGCCGATCTGCTCGACGGGGCGGTCGGTTCGTCACGAGCGGCGGTTAACGAAGGCTGGCGGCCGCACGACGACCAGATCGGCCAGACCGGCACTAAGATCGCCCCAGAGCTGTACGTCGCGACCGGGATCAGCGGCGCGGTCCAACACTGGGTCGGATGTAAAAGCAGCGAGAACGTCCTGGCGATCAACACCGATCCCGAGGCCGCGATCATCGGGAAGGCCGACTACGCCGTAATCGCCGATCTCCACGATGTCGTCCCGGAAATAAACCGGACTATCCGGGAGAAGCACCGCTGA
- a CDS encoding electron transfer flavoprotein subunit beta/FixA family protein, giving the protein MNTLACIKRVPETGAKIVLTDDNRSIDTTSLGFTISPHEECAVEESVRLAEETGGAATVLTLGSPEADEQLRTGIAMGADEAIHLETDGEEWGPRATATAIADEIEAVDETFDLLFLGNESADQVNHQVGVRVAHKLGLPVVTGIKNVERDGDTIVAEREDAGGSEIYELPTPAVLTVREGLNSPRYPSMRSKMQARQAEVTASTAERSDANDVTTIELETPESDDSPAEILGESAEAAEDVVSVFEELEVI; this is encoded by the coding sequence ATGAACACACTGGCCTGTATCAAGCGCGTGCCCGAAACGGGCGCGAAGATCGTACTGACCGACGACAATCGATCCATCGACACCACGAGCCTCGGCTTCACTATCAGTCCCCACGAGGAGTGCGCCGTCGAGGAGAGCGTCCGGCTGGCCGAAGAGACCGGCGGGGCGGCGACCGTGCTCACGCTGGGCTCCCCGGAGGCGGACGAACAGCTCCGAACGGGGATCGCGATGGGTGCCGACGAGGCGATCCACCTCGAGACTGACGGCGAGGAATGGGGACCGCGAGCCACCGCGACCGCGATAGCCGACGAGATCGAGGCGGTCGACGAGACGTTCGATCTCCTGTTTTTGGGCAACGAGTCCGCCGACCAAGTGAATCATCAGGTGGGCGTACGGGTCGCCCACAAGCTCGGTCTTCCCGTAGTAACCGGCATCAAAAACGTCGAGCGGGACGGCGACACGATTGTCGCCGAACGAGAGGACGCCGGCGGATCGGAGATCTACGAGCTGCCGACCCCGGCCGTCCTGACGGTCAGAGAGGGGTTGAACTCACCGCGGTATCCCTCGATGCGAAGCAAGATGCAAGCACGTCAAGCGGAGGTCACCGCCTCGACAGCGGAGCGGTCCGACGCGAACGACGTGACGACGATCGAACTCGAAACTCCCGAGAGCGACGACAGCCCCGCGGAGATACTCGGTGAGAGCGCCGAGGCCGCCGAGGATGTCGTCTCCGTCTTCGAGGAGCTGGAGGTGATCTGA